One region of Wyeomyia smithii strain HCP4-BCI-WySm-NY-G18 chromosome 3, ASM2978416v1, whole genome shotgun sequence genomic DNA includes:
- the LOC129727656 gene encoding cyclin-K isoform X1, whose product MSNIVQSNESFLENKSSCLQFLVNFSMPNWYYEKKDLRNTPSIQDGIDFDTERRYRKEGARFIMQTGTSMGLGHNTVATGVVYFHRFYMFHSFKTFPRYVTACCCLFLAGKVEETPKKCKDIIKTARSLLTDQKFVSFGEDPKEEVMTLERILLQTIKFDLQVEHPYSFLVKYAKCLKGDSTKLQKMVQMAWNFVNDSLSTTVSLQWEPEIIAVALIYLASKLSKFTVLDWVGKQPEHLKWWDMFVQDVTMEILEDICHQVLDLYQQPNNETPPDSPPQLPPSKASPPAKRANISPIATKNSPTIGSTPVKTAPPVPPVVVEMEANPIPKHITTDNTQHGSYSNYPVYPIHQGPPPSAQPHVSGPSSSYNTSVPPPGPPQPPSQSWQPYTHQHTNNYYQSASGGNRNNYYPQQ is encoded by the exons atgtcaaatattgtTCAGAGCAATGAAAGTTTTTTAGAAAATAAGTCAAGTTGTTTGCAATTTCTAGTGAATTTTAGCATGCCAAATTGGTATTATGAAAAGAAAGATCTTCGCAACACACCGTCGATTCAGGATGGAATCGATTTTGATACCGAACGGCGTTATCGAAAAGAGGGTGCTCGATTTATTATGCAAACCGGAACATCGATGGGATTAGGACACAACACTGTTGCGACCGgcgttgtttattttcatcGCTTTTATATGTTTCACTCTTTCAAAACTTTTCCGCGCTATGTTACGGCATGTTGCTGCCTGTTTCTGGCTGGGAAGGTAGAGGAAACTCCGAAAAAATGCAAGGATATAATAAAAACAGCACGATCACTTCTTACGGATCAGAAGTTTGTATCATTTGGCGAAGATCCAAAAGAGGAAGTCATGACACTGGAACGAATTCTACTACAAACTATCAAATTTGATTTGCAAGTTGAACATCCATattcatttttggtaaaatatgcTAAGTGTCTTAAAGGAGACAGCACCAAGCTTCAAAAAATGGTTCAAATGGCTTGGAACTTTGTCAACGATTCATTGAGTACCACGGTTTCACTTCAGTGGGAACCGGAAATTATTGCTGTAGCACTAATCTACTTGGCTAGTAAGTTGAGTAAATTTACCGTATTAGATTGGGTGGGCAAACAACCAGAACATTTAAAGTGGTGGGACATGTTTGTGCAAGATGTGACAATGGAAATACTTGAAGATATATGTCATCAAGTTCTAGATCTTTATCAGCAGCCTAACAACGAAACGCCGCCAGATAGTCCACCACAGCTACCTCCAAGCAAAGCGTCACCGCCAGCTAAACGAGCTAATATTTCACCAATAGCGACTAAAAATTCGCCTACGATAGGAAGCACTCCTGTAAAG ACGGCGCCCCCTGTACCTCCCGTTGTGGTAGAGATGGAAGCCAATCCCATACCAAAACACATCACGACGGACAATACGCAGCATGGTAGCTACAGTAATTATCCTGTTTACCCTATTCATCAAGGACCTCCCCCATCAGCTCAGCCACATGTTAGCGGTCCCTCAAGTAGTTACAACACTAGTGTTCCACCTCCTGGTCCACCACAACCGCCAAGTCAATCATGGCAGCCTTATACTCATCAACATACGAATAATTACTATCAATCTGCCTCGGGTGGTAACCGGAACAACTATTATCCCCAGCAATAA
- the LOC129730619 gene encoding uncharacterized protein LOC129730619 isoform X2: MKKKSTSSKLDAVMKELAEVKSSNVMMKQQLEKAQETIKSLQASLQSPRSEGDVESVEFNGNAGPSSTRRQINETGTELTRFMSSMNQMSISSIRLPECKPSVEGEQVGRRDFEAWKDLLLDSLKLAGVDDEPTQFVVFKVKAGPMLLEIYKNTKSTSEAPSDVMYPFSNALFRLKAYFGSASDIMLQRRKLAVMAQRPEETDLSFIMRVGAIARLCDFAEGKEFEEIISTVAEHARNKQVRTVALKMLSRQGSFTDLVDKVREIEAVTMNEEFYHLKHGKTDHAMVAAVSVPYATAGPSRQGSFRGSTSRARFGYQYTSRGGNRFRTPYERIGLYKQQEYGRPDPYRCFRCNSVYHKPESCFAIDKVCLNCGRKGHIQRACRTSMQKENERLTDFAKPNVVPSQIAAIEQGNGTKAEDPAVDKNVGDITEM; the protein is encoded by the coding sequence ATGAAGAAGAAAAGCACAAGTTCGAAACTGGATGCTGTCATGAAAGAGTTGGCAGAAGTTAAATCCTCCAATGTCATGATGAAGCAACAACTAGAAAAAGCACAGGAAACCATCAAATCGCTTCAGGCCAGCCTTCAATCTCCTCGGAGTGAGGGAGACGTTGAAAGCGTTGAATTCAACGGTAATGCTGGCCCTTCGAGCACGCGCCGTCAGATAAACGAGACAGGTACGGAATTGACGAGGTTCATGTCCTCAATGAACCAAATGTCCATATCCTCAATTCGCTTACCGGAATGCAAACCATCAGTGGAAGGTGAGCAAGTTGGAAGGCGTGATTTTGAAGCATGGAAGGATCTGCTCTTGGATTCGCTCAAGCTCGCTGGAGTTGATGACGAGCCAACTCAATTCGTCGTTTTTAAAGTGAAAGCCGGACCAATGCTTCTGGAAATTTACAAGAACACGAAGTCCACCTCTGAGGCTCCAAGTGACGTGATGTATCCGTTTTCGAATGCGTTATTTCGACTGAAAGCATATTTTGGCTCAGCGTCAGATATCATGCTTCAACGCCGCAAACTTGCGGTGATGGCTCAGCGACCGGAGGAAACAGATTTATCGTTCATCATGAGAGTGGGTGCTATTGCTCGTCTATGTGACTTCGCTGAGGGGAAAGAGTTCGAGGAGATAATTAGCACCGTTGCCGAACACGCCAGAAACAAACAGGTGCGCACCGTTGCTTTGAAAATGTTAAGCCGCCAGGGGTCATTCACGGATCTAGTAGATAAGGTCCGTGAAATTGAGGCCGTGACAATGAACGAAGAGTTTTACCACTTGAAACATGGCAAAACAGATCATGCAATGGTTGCTGCTGTTAGTGTTCCATATGCAACAGCAGGTCCATCCCGACAAGGATCATTTCGTGGTTCGACATCTCGTGCAAGATTCGGCTATCAGTACACCAGTCGCGGTGGAAATCGATTTCGAACACCCTACGAAAGAATAGGATTATACAAGCAACAAGAGTATGGACGGCCGGATCCATATCGGTGCTTCAGATGCAACAGCGTTTATCACAAACCGGAATCCTGTTTTGCGATTGATAAAGTTTGCTTAAACTGCGGCCGCAAGGGACATATTCAGAGAGCTTGCCGTACTTCCATGCAAAAGGAAAATGAACGTTTGACGGATTTTGCAAAACCAAATGTTGTACCGAGTCAGATTGCTGCGATTGAACAGGGAAATGGAACGAAGGCGGAGGACCCAGCCGTAGATAAAAATGTAGGTGATATAACCGAGATGTAA
- the LOC129727656 gene encoding cyclin-K isoform X2 has product MSNIVQSNESFLENKSSCLQFLVNFSMPNWYYEKKDLRNTPSIQDGIDFDTERRYRKEGARFIMQTGTSMGLGHNTVATGVVYFHRFYMFHSFKTFPRYVTACCCLFLAGKVEETPKKCKDIIKTARSLLTDQKFVSFGEDPKEEVMTLERILLQTIKFDLQVEHPYSFLVKYAKCLKGDSTKLQKMVQMAWNFVNDSLSTTVSLQWEPEIIAVALIYLASKLSKFTVLDWVGKQPEHLKWWDMFVQDVTMEILEDICHQVLDLYQQPNNETPPDSPPQLPPSKASPPAKRANISPIATKNSPTIGSTPVKTAPPVPPVVVEMEANPIPKHITTDNTQHAQPHVSGPSSSYNTSVPPPGPPQPPSQSWQPYTHQHTNNYYQSASGGNRNNYYPQQ; this is encoded by the exons atgtcaaatattgtTCAGAGCAATGAAAGTTTTTTAGAAAATAAGTCAAGTTGTTTGCAATTTCTAGTGAATTTTAGCATGCCAAATTGGTATTATGAAAAGAAAGATCTTCGCAACACACCGTCGATTCAGGATGGAATCGATTTTGATACCGAACGGCGTTATCGAAAAGAGGGTGCTCGATTTATTATGCAAACCGGAACATCGATGGGATTAGGACACAACACTGTTGCGACCGgcgttgtttattttcatcGCTTTTATATGTTTCACTCTTTCAAAACTTTTCCGCGCTATGTTACGGCATGTTGCTGCCTGTTTCTGGCTGGGAAGGTAGAGGAAACTCCGAAAAAATGCAAGGATATAATAAAAACAGCACGATCACTTCTTACGGATCAGAAGTTTGTATCATTTGGCGAAGATCCAAAAGAGGAAGTCATGACACTGGAACGAATTCTACTACAAACTATCAAATTTGATTTGCAAGTTGAACATCCATattcatttttggtaaaatatgcTAAGTGTCTTAAAGGAGACAGCACCAAGCTTCAAAAAATGGTTCAAATGGCTTGGAACTTTGTCAACGATTCATTGAGTACCACGGTTTCACTTCAGTGGGAACCGGAAATTATTGCTGTAGCACTAATCTACTTGGCTAGTAAGTTGAGTAAATTTACCGTATTAGATTGGGTGGGCAAACAACCAGAACATTTAAAGTGGTGGGACATGTTTGTGCAAGATGTGACAATGGAAATACTTGAAGATATATGTCATCAAGTTCTAGATCTTTATCAGCAGCCTAACAACGAAACGCCGCCAGATAGTCCACCACAGCTACCTCCAAGCAAAGCGTCACCGCCAGCTAAACGAGCTAATATTTCACCAATAGCGACTAAAAATTCGCCTACGATAGGAAGCACTCCTGTAAAG ACGGCGCCCCCTGTACCTCCCGTTGTGGTAGAGATGGAAGCCAATCCCATACCAAAACACATCACGACGGACAATACGCAGCATG CTCAGCCACATGTTAGCGGTCCCTCAAGTAGTTACAACACTAGTGTTCCACCTCCTGGTCCACCACAACCGCCAAGTCAATCATGGCAGCCTTATACTCATCAACATACGAATAATTACTATCAATCTGCCTCGGGTGGTAACCGGAACAACTATTATCCCCAGCAATAA
- the LOC129728531 gene encoding uncharacterized protein K02A2.6-like: MGIWSPLMPKNDGLIIAKVAGLPCEFLIDSGAQVNTLTENRFNLLWSNEVYQKGVFNLQHSTDKTLKAYASTGEIPVVSTFEAFLHVSDDRPVLLEKFYVVKEFRSLLGRATATRYSILLLGLKVPLINENLPLQSWCETGDNEIATVQTDAMFPRFNVPPVEIPYDKTRPPCRNVFMNIPIAVKPIVEKRLDQLLAANIIERVTDGMDTSFCSSMLAIPKGRDDIRLVIDLRGPNRYIQRSPFTMPTLEKILVDLDGAQWFSTIDLTNAFYHIELAENSRHLTNFCTEFGMFRYVRLPFGLCNAPDIFQEVLQRKILGGCKGTKNYLDDVLIHGKTQEEHDENLKAVLDRFQEHNVRINTNKCTFRSQSVKFLGFLLTSKGWQIEDEKLSAIRDFRQPETIPEVKSFLGLVTFVDKFVLHRATRTEKLRALAKSSCFYWTDEENVEFLAFKEEALDVIRTLGYFNILDRTELFVDASAIGLGAVLVQFNNNDVPRIIACASKALTKTEQRYPQTHREALAVVWGIERFAFYLTSRTFTVRTDAEANQFIFGGNNRIGKRAISRAEAWALRLQPFDFTIKRVPGNENVADVLSRLIKFSQVAEPFEDDGEEGHMLFALDTGIMDISLGEIEACAEADDELVELRKALECDSWPQELRKYEAQKKNLYHLGSLICKDDKIILPRSLRLKTMSSAHGGHIGEVAMKRIMREFFWWPRMASDTEKFVKDCETCRMLSRKNPPLPLSSRELPEGPWEIIQIDFLSIPGFGSGEFLTIVDTYSRYLTVIEMKRTNAEATNAALCDVFKRWGCPRILQSDNGPPFGSHNFCSFWENKGVKVRKAIPLSPQSNGLVERQNQSIIKAVSAANVEASNWRSSLERFVHNHNTLVPHTRLNTTPFELMVGWKFRGTFPSLWTDFNTNDLDRINVRERDAEAKLNSKYYADETRGAKTSNIRVGDVVLLSQVKRCKTDPTFSRERYTVVARHGAKVVIMSSNGVQYARNVQDVKLIPFPMETHTDPAVEEIHPNVTLDDPPGTSRIVRCVPEENSVAVTNEEDDSRSNIKPTLRRREGIRKPSRYNDNFVYIVYE; the protein is encoded by the coding sequence ATGGGAATTTGGAGTCCGTTGATGCCCAAGAACGATGGATTGATAATAGCGAAAGTTGCAGGTCTACCGTGTGAGTTCCTTATCGACTCTGGAGCTCAGGTAAATACATTGACTGAGAATCGATTCAACCTACTTTGGAGCAACGAGGTGTACCAAAAAGGGGTGTTCAACCTGCAGCACAGTACTGACAAGACTTTGAAGGCTTACGCATCAACTGGAGAAATACCAGTTGTGTCTACGTTTGAAGCATTCCTGCACGTTTCCGATGATAGGCCTGTCCTACTTGAAAAGTTTTACGTCGTTAAAGAATTCCGCTCCCTTCTAGGTAGAGCTACCGCGACTCGTTACAGTATCTTGTTACTTGGTCTGAAAGTACCATTGATCAATGAGAACCTTCCGTTGCAATCATGGTGTGAAACTGGTGATAACGAAATTGCCACAGTTCAGACGGATGCAATGTTTCCAAGATTCAACGTTCCTCCCGTAGAAATACCTTACGACAAAACTAGACCACCTTGTCGGAATGTCTTTATGAACATCCCAATAGCGGTAAAGCCCATTGTTGAAAAACGGCTAGATCAGCTTCTTGCAGCAAACATAATAGAGCGCGTAACTGATGGTATGGATACATCCTTCTGTTCATCGATGCTAGCTATCCCGAAAGGAAGGGATGATATAAGGTTAGTGATCGATTTGAGAGGCCCGAACAGATATATTCAGAGATCACCGTTTACCATGCCTACTCTGGAAAAAATTCTTGTTGATTTGGACGGCGCTCAATGGTTTTCGACGATAGATTTGACTAATGCGTTTTACCATATCGAACTCGCTGAGAACAGCCGTCATCTGACGAACTTTTGTACGGAGTTCGGAATGTTTCGGTACGTTAGACTGCCTTTTGGATTGTGTAACGCACCGGACATATTCCAGGAAGTCCTACAAAGAAAGATTCTTGGAGGCTGCAAAGGAACAAAGAATTATTTGGATGATGTTTTGATCCACGGCAAGACTCAGGAAGAACATGATGAAAACCTGAAGGCAGTCCTAGATCGTTTCCAAGAACATAATGTTAGAATCAATACTAACAAGTGTACTTTCCGTAGCCAATCCGTCAAGTTCCTGGGATTCTTGCTGACGTCAAAAGGTTGGCAAATAGAGGACGAAAAATTGAGCGCTATTCGGGACTTCCGCCAGCCGGAAACAATTCCAGAAGTTAAAAGTTTCTTAGGCTTGGTTACATTTGTAGACAAATTTGTTCTACACCGGGCTACCAGGACCGAAAAATTACGCGCACTTGCTAAATCCAGTTGTTTTTATTGGACAGACGAAGAGAATGTAGAGTTCTTGGCTTTCAAAGAAGAGGCACTGGACGTGATTCGAACGCTCGGATATTTCAATATTTTGGATAGAACAGAATTATTCGTCGATGCGTCTGCAATCGGACTCGGAGCGGTCTTGGTGCAATTCAACAATAATGATGTGCCAAGAATTATTGCATGTGCCTCAAAAGCATTAACGAAAACCGAACAACGTTATCCGCAAACGCATAGAGAGGCACTGGCTGTAGTATGGGGAATAGAAAGGTTTGCGTTCTATTTAACTAGCCGGACGTTTACAGTCAGGACGGATGCTGAAGCAAACCAATTCATATTTGGAGGAAACAATCGAATTGGTAAACGAGCAATTTCGAGAGCGGAGGCTTGGGCTCTTCGCCTACAGCCATTCGACTTCACCATCAAGCGAGTACCAGGTAACGAGAACGTAGCTGATGTGCTATCGCGTTTAATAAAGTTCTCACAAGTTGCGGAGCCATTTGAAGATGACGGGGAAGAGGGTCATATGCTGTTTGCATTGGATACAGGAATCATGGACATTTCGCTCGGAGAGATCGAAGCTTGTGCTGAAGCAGACGATGAGTTAGTGGAATTGCGAAAGGCCTTGGAATGTGATAGCTGGCCCCAGGAGCTACGGAAGTATGAAGCTCAGAAAAAGAATCTGTACCATCTCGGGTCTCTGATTTGCAAGGATGACAAAATAATTCTTCCTAGGTCTTTGCGTCTTAAAACAATGTCGTCGGCACACGGTGGACATATCGGCGAGGTTGCCATGAAGAGAATCATGCGGGAGTTCTTCTGGTGGCCTCGTATGGCTTCTGATACGGAGAAATTCGTTAAGGACTGTGAAACTTGCCGTATGCTGTCAAGAAAAAATCCTCCTTTGCCCCTTTCATCCCGTGAATTGCCTGAAGGCCCTTGGGAGATTATACAAATCGATTTTCTCTCAATTCCGGGCTTCGGGTCAGGTGAATTTTTGACCATAGTGGATACCTACTCCCGTTACCTGACAGTTATTGAAATGAAACGTACAAATGCAGAAGCGACCAACGCTGCTCTTTGTGACGTTTTCAAGCGCTGGGGATGCCCACGTATCCTGCAGAGCGATAATGGTCCACCGTTCGGCAGCCATAACTTCTGCTCTTTCTGGGAAAACAAAGGAGTTAAAGTGCGAAAAGCTATACCGTTAAGCCCGCAATCAAACGGCTTAGTGGAACGTCAGAACCAATCTATAATCAAGGCTGTAAGTGCAGCCAACGTAGAGGCCAGTAACTGGCGTTCTAGTTTAGAGCGATTTGTGCACAACCACAACACATTGGTTCCCCACACAAGGCTCAATACCACCCCATTCGAACTCATGGTGGGCTGGAAATTCCGGGGCACATTCCCAAGCCTTTGGACTGACTTCAACACTAATGATTTGGACAGAATAAATGTTCGAGAACGAGATGCTGAAGCAAAACTCAACAGCAAGTATTATGCTGACGAGACAAGGGGTGCGAAAACCAGTAATATTAGGGTAGGTGACGTTGTGCTACTGAGCCAAGTAAAGAGGTGTAAGACTGACCCGACATTTTCTCGTGAGCGTTACACCGTCGTTGCGCGGCATGGGGCCAAGGTAGTAATTATGAGTAGTAATGGAGTGCAATACGCTAGGAACGTACAAGACGTGAAACTGATACCTTTCCCAATGGAAACTCATACAGACCCAGCAGTAGAAGAAATACACCCAAATGTAACCCTCGACGATCCTCCAGGCACTTCACGGATTGTCCGTTGTGTACCGGAGGAGAATTCAGTAGCAGTAACAAATGAAGAAGATGATTCACGAAGCAATATAAAACCAACTCTTCGTCGACGTGAGGGAATCAGAAAACCGTCTCGTTATAATGACAATTTCGTTTATATTGTTTACGAGTGA
- the LOC129730619 gene encoding uncharacterized protein LOC129730619 isoform X1, with amino-acid sequence MAEKRHDNGAVDAPEKKMKKKSTSSKLDAVMKELAEVKSSNVMMKQQLEKAQETIKSLQASLQSPRSEGDVESVEFNGNAGPSSTRRQINETGTELTRFMSSMNQMSISSIRLPECKPSVEGEQVGRRDFEAWKDLLLDSLKLAGVDDEPTQFVVFKVKAGPMLLEIYKNTKSTSEAPSDVMYPFSNALFRLKAYFGSASDIMLQRRKLAVMAQRPEETDLSFIMRVGAIARLCDFAEGKEFEEIISTVAEHARNKQVRTVALKMLSRQGSFTDLVDKVREIEAVTMNEEFYHLKHGKTDHAMVAAVSVPYATAGPSRQGSFRGSTSRARFGYQYTSRGGNRFRTPYERIGLYKQQEYGRPDPYRCFRCNSVYHKPESCFAIDKVCLNCGRKGHIQRACRTSMQKENERLTDFAKPNVVPSQIAAIEQGNGTKAEDPAVDKNVGDITEM; translated from the exons ATGGCCGAAAAGCGTCACGACAATGGCGCAGTGGACGCTCCCGAGAA GAAAATGAAGAAGAAAAGCACAAGTTCGAAACTGGATGCTGTCATGAAAGAGTTGGCAGAAGTTAAATCCTCCAATGTCATGATGAAGCAACAACTAGAAAAAGCACAGGAAACCATCAAATCGCTTCAGGCCAGCCTTCAATCTCCTCGGAGTGAGGGAGACGTTGAAAGCGTTGAATTCAACGGTAATGCTGGCCCTTCGAGCACGCGCCGTCAGATAAACGAGACAGGTACGGAATTGACGAGGTTCATGTCCTCAATGAACCAAATGTCCATATCCTCAATTCGCTTACCGGAATGCAAACCATCAGTGGAAGGTGAGCAAGTTGGAAGGCGTGATTTTGAAGCATGGAAGGATCTGCTCTTGGATTCGCTCAAGCTCGCTGGAGTTGATGACGAGCCAACTCAATTCGTCGTTTTTAAAGTGAAAGCCGGACCAATGCTTCTGGAAATTTACAAGAACACGAAGTCCACCTCTGAGGCTCCAAGTGACGTGATGTATCCGTTTTCGAATGCGTTATTTCGACTGAAAGCATATTTTGGCTCAGCGTCAGATATCATGCTTCAACGCCGCAAACTTGCGGTGATGGCTCAGCGACCGGAGGAAACAGATTTATCGTTCATCATGAGAGTGGGTGCTATTGCTCGTCTATGTGACTTCGCTGAGGGGAAAGAGTTCGAGGAGATAATTAGCACCGTTGCCGAACACGCCAGAAACAAACAGGTGCGCACCGTTGCTTTGAAAATGTTAAGCCGCCAGGGGTCATTCACGGATCTAGTAGATAAGGTCCGTGAAATTGAGGCCGTGACAATGAACGAAGAGTTTTACCACTTGAAACATGGCAAAACAGATCATGCAATGGTTGCTGCTGTTAGTGTTCCATATGCAACAGCAGGTCCATCCCGACAAGGATCATTTCGTGGTTCGACATCTCGTGCAAGATTCGGCTATCAGTACACCAGTCGCGGTGGAAATCGATTTCGAACACCCTACGAAAGAATAGGATTATACAAGCAACAAGAGTATGGACGGCCGGATCCATATCGGTGCTTCAGATGCAACAGCGTTTATCACAAACCGGAATCCTGTTTTGCGATTGATAAAGTTTGCTTAAACTGCGGCCGCAAGGGACATATTCAGAGAGCTTGCCGTACTTCCATGCAAAAGGAAAATGAACGTTTGACGGATTTTGCAAAACCAAATGTTGTACCGAGTCAGATTGCTGCGATTGAACAGGGAAATGGAACGAAGGCGGAGGACCCAGCCGTAGATAAAAATGTAGGTGATATAACCGAGATGTAA